Proteins found in one Mesorhizobium sp. CAU 1732 genomic segment:
- a CDS encoding UTP--glucose-1-phosphate uridylyltransferase — protein MNKVRKAVIPVAGLGTRFLPATKSIPKEMLPVVDRPVVQYAVDEAFEAGIEHIVFVTGRNKQAIEDYFDVAPELMETLRGGGKAEQHGTLERLLPGAGQTTFTRQQAPLGLGHAVWCARDVIGNEPFALILPDMVSYGARGCLAEAMDVYNVSGGNVIAVEECDLTETHKYGIVGRGAEIGTGFEVTGMVEKPAAGKAPSNFYINGRYVLQPEIFALLETQERGAGGEIQLTDAMVRLSASQKFYAKPFSGRMFDCGSKEGFIEANVAFALARRDLGDTVHDLVGNLLRDHETRSVAA, from the coding sequence ATGAACAAGGTCAGAAAAGCGGTCATTCCGGTGGCTGGGCTGGGTACACGGTTTCTTCCGGCGACCAAGTCCATCCCGAAGGAAATGCTGCCAGTCGTTGACCGGCCTGTCGTGCAATACGCCGTCGATGAGGCGTTCGAAGCGGGCATCGAGCACATCGTGTTCGTCACCGGCCGCAACAAGCAGGCGATCGAGGACTATTTCGACGTTGCTCCTGAACTGATGGAAACGCTGCGCGGCGGCGGCAAGGCTGAGCAGCACGGCACGCTTGAGCGCCTGCTGCCCGGAGCAGGGCAGACCACGTTCACGCGCCAGCAGGCCCCGCTCGGGCTCGGCCATGCCGTCTGGTGCGCGCGCGATGTCATCGGCAACGAGCCCTTCGCGCTCATCCTGCCCGACATGGTCTCCTATGGCGCGCGCGGCTGCCTCGCCGAGGCCATGGACGTCTACAATGTCAGCGGCGGAAACGTCATAGCGGTCGAGGAATGCGACCTCACCGAGACGCACAAATACGGCATCGTCGGCCGCGGCGCGGAGATAGGAACCGGCTTCGAGGTGACGGGCATGGTCGAGAAGCCCGCCGCCGGGAAGGCACCGTCGAATTTCTACATCAACGGCCGCTACGTGCTTCAGCCCGAAATTTTCGCATTGCTGGAGACGCAGGAGCGTGGCGCAGGCGGCGAAATCCAGCTCACCGATGCGATGGTCCGTCTTTCTGCCTCACAGAAGTTCTACGCGAAGCCGTTTTCGGGGCGCATGTTCGATTGCGGCTCGAAGGAAGGCTTCATCGAAGCCAATGTTGCTTTCGCGCTCGCGCGCCGCGACCTGGGCGACACAGTCCACGACCTCGTCGGCAATCTGCTGCGCGATCACGAAACACGATCCGTGGCGGCCTGA
- a CDS encoding polysaccharide biosynthesis tyrosine autokinase produces the protein MTYANFPFEGKMPPNPSGDQNSDLIDVERLLRMAMRQLRVVAACAVIGLLLGVLYLQTTPPTYTAVARVLIDEGLTRLTEETSTIPLTMQTDGAVLSQIEILTSARLAGTVVDKLKLTQNQSFMNPPSSLVGRAMGSVRGMIGYLRSSDAPPVNADNDVETLAAMQAAGDRQYAIGILQKNIDAQRIGRTFVIALAYNSHESALAAEITNAYADAYLSHQLDASFEASERATVWLSARIDELRASSQRAAVEVERYRAEHGLVRSEGQLLTEQQLSELTAQLITAQADTAKSSALYQQYKAIVDAGSSEAVGNAAITSGQLPTSTIATLKERYLNVTRREQEISSNFGEDHPQAVALRREQGELTRTIFAEIQQMTESYRNDFEVAQAREAALRRTIADARGESAEANQQGVVLRELEQQASALSSLYQTFLTRYEETQQQQSFPIAKVRLISDAVEPNSATSPRTSMVLGISLILGSMLGAAFGALSEFNERFFRTGEDVRDQLGMKFLGYLPLIGKGEAKKATAPLVEQPPGDPTAKSKAIQQRRARMRVAIDAPGSMFAETLRNAKIASDIVLQGANSRVIGVVSVLPAEGKSTIAANLAELLAASGARTLLIDADLRNPGLTRNLGIRSDSGIMEAVVDPQNWRAHLKHSRQTKLAILPAVMRGQFSHTSELLSSPGMRRLMEQAKEHFDHIVVDLPPLGPVVDAKAFEPSVDGFVVVVEWGRTPRAMVRSTLAGEPRIANKVLGVVLNKVNLAELPRYGAFGSSEHLLRRYASYYIDETETREKEDS, from the coding sequence ATGACTTACGCCAATTTCCCGTTCGAGGGAAAGATGCCGCCGAATCCGTCCGGCGACCAGAACAGCGATCTCATCGATGTGGAGCGGCTGCTGCGCATGGCGATGCGCCAACTGCGCGTCGTCGCGGCCTGCGCCGTCATCGGCCTTCTCCTCGGGGTGCTCTATCTCCAGACGACGCCGCCGACCTATACGGCTGTTGCCCGTGTCCTTATCGATGAGGGGCTGACAAGGCTCACCGAGGAAACGAGCACGATTCCGCTCACGATGCAGACGGATGGCGCGGTCCTCAGCCAGATCGAGATCCTGACGTCCGCGCGGCTGGCCGGGACCGTGGTGGACAAGCTGAAGCTGACGCAGAACCAGAGCTTCATGAACCCGCCATCGTCGCTCGTCGGTCGGGCCATGGGCAGCGTTCGCGGCATGATCGGTTATCTCCGGTCGTCCGATGCGCCGCCCGTGAATGCGGATAACGACGTTGAGACGCTGGCGGCGATGCAGGCGGCGGGAGACCGTCAATATGCGATCGGGATTCTGCAAAAGAACATCGACGCGCAGCGCATCGGTCGCACATTCGTGATCGCGCTTGCCTACAATTCGCACGAATCTGCACTGGCGGCCGAGATCACCAACGCCTACGCGGACGCCTATCTGTCGCACCAGCTCGATGCGAGCTTCGAAGCGTCCGAGCGCGCGACGGTCTGGCTCAGCGCGCGGATCGACGAGTTGCGTGCCAGTTCACAGCGCGCGGCCGTAGAGGTCGAGCGCTACCGGGCCGAACATGGTTTGGTGAGATCGGAAGGCCAACTCCTCACCGAGCAACAGTTGAGCGAACTCACGGCTCAGTTGATCACCGCACAGGCCGACACGGCGAAGTCGTCGGCGCTCTATCAGCAGTACAAGGCAATCGTCGATGCCGGTTCGTCCGAGGCGGTCGGCAATGCCGCCATCACCTCCGGCCAGCTTCCGACATCGACCATCGCGACGCTCAAGGAGCGCTATCTGAACGTCACGCGCCGCGAGCAGGAGATTTCGTCGAACTTCGGTGAGGACCACCCACAGGCTGTCGCTCTGCGGCGCGAACAGGGTGAACTCACCCGCACGATCTTTGCCGAAATCCAGCAGATGACGGAGAGCTACCGCAACGATTTCGAGGTTGCGCAGGCGCGCGAGGCTGCTTTGCGCCGTACGATCGCTGACGCGCGCGGCGAGAGCGCCGAGGCCAACCAGCAGGGCGTGGTATTGCGCGAGCTCGAGCAGCAGGCATCCGCGTTGAGCTCGCTCTACCAGACCTTCCTCACGCGCTACGAGGAAACCCAGCAGCAGCAGAGCTTCCCGATCGCCAAGGTGCGCCTGATCTCGGACGCCGTCGAACCCAATTCGGCGACCAGCCCGCGCACGTCGATGGTACTGGGAATTTCCCTGATCCTCGGGAGCATGCTGGGGGCGGCGTTCGGTGCACTGAGCGAGTTCAACGAACGCTTCTTCAGGACTGGCGAGGACGTGCGCGACCAGCTCGGCATGAAGTTCCTCGGCTATCTGCCGCTGATCGGCAAGGGCGAGGCGAAGAAGGCGACTGCGCCGCTTGTCGAACAACCGCCAGGCGACCCAACGGCCAAGTCGAAGGCGATCCAGCAGCGGCGCGCGCGAATGCGGGTGGCCATCGATGCGCCGGGCTCGATGTTCGCCGAGACGCTCAGAAACGCGAAGATCGCCAGCGATATCGTCCTGCAAGGCGCGAACAGCCGGGTCATCGGCGTGGTGTCTGTCCTTCCCGCGGAAGGAAAGTCGACCATCGCCGCTAATCTCGCGGAGCTCCTCGCGGCCAGCGGTGCGCGAACGCTCCTTATTGACGCCGATCTGCGCAATCCCGGATTGACCCGCAACCTCGGCATCAGGTCGGACAGCGGCATCATGGAAGCCGTGGTCGACCCGCAGAACTGGCGTGCACACCTAAAGCATAGCCGTCAGACCAAGCTTGCCATCCTGCCTGCGGTGATGCGTGGACAGTTTTCGCACACGAGTGAACTCCTGTCCTCGCCCGGCATGCGCAGGCTGATGGAGCAGGCGAAGGAGCACTTCGACCACATCGTCGTGGACCTTCCGCCGCTTGGTCCTGTCGTGGATGCAAAAGCGTTCGAACCGTCCGTCGACGGCTTTGTCGTCGTGGTGGAATGGGGCCGTACGCCGCGCGCGATGGTTCGCTCGACCTTGGCCGGCGAACCGCGGATCGCCAACAAAGTGCTCGGCGTCGTCCTGAACAAGGTCAATCTGGCGGAACTGCCGCGCTACGGCGCGTTCGGCAGTTCCGAGCATCTGCTTCGCCGATACGCGAGCTACTACATCGACGAGACCGAGACGCGCGAGAAGGAGGATAGCTGA
- a CDS encoding metallophosphoesterase family protein, which translates to MFLPRLTTSSRKEQRARVALDLDNTVVYAIGDVHGRLDLLRGLEEKIVADGASHAGAKLLIMLGDYVDRGPDSAGVISHLIKPPPAGFERICLAGNHDVAMLDYLEGRLPLEGWLGMGAAQTLYSYGIDPERLSVLYRKPAEIDAQVKADIPSAHADFLRSLPVMVQSRRCVFVHAGIRPGVALEAQTDDDLMNIRQGFLDAPEPFDRWIVHGHTRVKFPRAKGRRLGIDTGAFATGRLTALRVMGRRGHLIFS; encoded by the coding sequence TTGTTCCTGCCAAGACTGACGACATCCTCCCGCAAGGAGCAGCGCGCGCGCGTGGCGCTCGATCTGGACAACACCGTCGTCTATGCAATCGGGGACGTGCATGGACGGCTCGACCTTCTGCGCGGGCTCGAGGAAAAGATCGTTGCGGACGGCGCCAGCCATGCCGGCGCGAAGCTGCTCATCATGCTGGGCGACTATGTCGACCGCGGACCCGATTCCGCCGGCGTCATTTCGCACCTGATCAAGCCGCCGCCCGCAGGCTTCGAGCGCATATGCCTTGCGGGCAACCACGACGTGGCGATGCTCGACTATCTCGAAGGCCGGCTGCCGCTCGAAGGCTGGCTTGGCATGGGCGCCGCGCAGACGCTCTATTCCTATGGAATCGACCCCGAGCGCTTGTCCGTCCTCTATCGCAAGCCGGCTGAGATCGACGCGCAGGTGAAGGCCGACATTCCGTCCGCGCATGCGGACTTCCTGCGGTCGCTGCCCGTGATGGTGCAATCCCGCCGATGCGTGTTCGTGCATGCCGGTATTCGTCCCGGAGTCGCGCTCGAAGCGCAGACCGACGACGACCTCATGAATATTCGGCAAGGGTTTCTCGATGCTCCAGAGCCGTTCGACCGCTGGATCGTCCACGGCCACACGCGCGTGAAGTTTCCGCGCGCGAAGGGCAGACGCCTCGGCATCGACACCGGCGCGTTCGCGACCGGCCGCCTGACCGCCCTGCGTGTCATGGGCAGGCGCGGCCATTTGATCTTCTCGTAG
- a CDS encoding glycosyltransferase family 2 protein has translation MLDVPASPRPLISVIMANYNGARYLRTAIDSVLAQTQSDLELIVSDDASTDESRELVEGYETHDPRVRLVIAGGNGGPARARNRALDAARGDWIAIVDSDDILHPERFERLLATAERFDADAVADDLLHFASSGHAPASLLLDGDDFTNPFRLTPSLYVRGDIHGSTIPNFGYLKPMIRSASLAGARYDETLRIGEDYDLVLRLLLRGLRFQVTPEPTYLYRRHDKSISHRLSVETVADMIACQKSLQERHGVLDPEIESALAARMRGLERGLDYEKLVAALKARNVGNVVALLARRPSLAGSLVTSVRSRFERSRVSAPDTGDEKSVTIILTDLDPRSERVEALTSAAASDAVSEIRVEQVPLYSPPGSVNDEVGVERELWRRLATIGRRKGTRLLVDGPAGLYAAGFIPSDDVPETWKPVADRIEERARAGG, from the coding sequence ATGCTTGACGTTCCAGCTTCCCCGCGTCCGCTGATCTCGGTGATCATGGCCAATTACAATGGCGCGCGCTACCTGCGCACGGCCATCGATTCGGTTCTCGCGCAAACGCAGAGCGACCTGGAATTGATCGTTTCGGACGACGCATCGACCGACGAAAGCCGCGAACTGGTCGAAGGGTACGAGACCCACGACCCGCGCGTGCGCCTGGTCATCGCCGGTGGCAATGGTGGCCCGGCGCGAGCCCGAAACCGGGCGCTGGACGCCGCGCGGGGCGACTGGATCGCCATCGTGGACTCCGACGACATCCTGCACCCCGAGCGCTTCGAGCGCCTGCTCGCGACGGCCGAGCGCTTCGACGCCGATGCCGTGGCCGACGACCTGCTGCACTTCGCATCGTCGGGTCATGCGCCTGCCAGCCTGCTGCTCGACGGCGATGATTTCACAAACCCGTTTCGCCTGACGCCGAGCCTTTACGTTCGCGGCGATATCCACGGCAGCACTATTCCGAACTTCGGCTACCTCAAGCCGATGATCCGCTCAGCCAGCCTCGCAGGTGCGCGCTACGACGAGACGCTGCGCATCGGCGAGGATTACGATCTCGTGCTGCGGCTGCTATTGCGCGGCTTGCGGTTTCAGGTGACGCCTGAGCCGACCTATCTCTACCGGCGGCACGACAAGTCGATCTCGCATCGTCTGTCGGTCGAAACCGTGGCCGACATGATCGCCTGCCAGAAGAGCCTGCAGGAGCGGCATGGCGTGCTCGATCCCGAAATCGAGAGCGCGCTTGCTGCTCGTATGAGAGGGCTGGAGCGCGGTCTCGACTATGAGAAACTGGTCGCCGCTCTCAAGGCGAGGAATGTTGGAAACGTCGTTGCACTCCTGGCGCGCCGCCCAAGTCTGGCGGGCTCCTTAGTGACGTCGGTTCGATCGCGCTTCGAACGCTCGCGCGTGAGCGCGCCGGATACCGGCGACGAAAAATCCGTAACGATCATACTGACCGATCTCGATCCGCGATCGGAGCGCGTCGAGGCTCTGACGAGCGCAGCGGCCTCCGATGCGGTCTCGGAAATCAGGGTGGAGCAGGTGCCGCTCTACAGCCCGCCGGGCAGCGTCAACGATGAGGTCGGGGTAGAGCGAGAGCTATGGCGAAGGCTCGCCACCATCGGCCGGCGAAAGGGCACCCGCTTGCTGGTCGACGGACCGGCAGGGCTCTATGCGGCAGGCTTCATTCCGTCCGATGACGTGCCCGAAACGTGGAAGCCAGTGGCCGACCGCATCGAAGAGCGCGCGAGGGCAGGTGGATGA
- a CDS encoding O-antigen ligase family protein — translation MTALQAELQARPRGLTINVAAVLIFGALAVLILNPIFGPLSALGFLACGLALIGLRPRTSLNHLLTYWYVLILPAYCLASMLWSQFPAVTLRHGLQLLITMAIAVVIANRISPVMLMRYLFGIYGIGVVGSLLFGRVRDDIGAWVGIFGSKNAFAAVISVFILASFAVLIDRSSPRLMRLAAVGGLVISGPLLVLAQSTGAIIVMLVALAVAVLIFVSRRVSRVQRVVLACFGALACALVAIFLNVYGDALFSELLDYSGKDTTLTGRTDLWDYGRHLISQNPLLGVGYQAFWVQGFNPAEALWADFGIQARSGFNFHNTYISNGVEIGIIGLVLQIAILLAALMLNLVWAFRSPSPANGFYASFMVMVVGASFVEVAVFFQFSVTSILVICALIYGIQADAAWKAWISSFAGRSNGRPAYQPQSPAYQGHTS, via the coding sequence ATGACTGCGCTGCAGGCCGAGCTTCAGGCCCGCCCACGGGGGCTGACGATCAACGTCGCAGCCGTGCTGATTTTCGGCGCGCTTGCGGTGCTGATCCTGAACCCGATCTTCGGCCCTCTTTCTGCATTGGGCTTTCTGGCGTGCGGCCTCGCTCTGATCGGCCTGCGCCCGCGCACCAGCCTGAACCATCTGCTGACATACTGGTACGTCCTGATCCTGCCGGCCTACTGCCTCGCATCGATGCTCTGGTCGCAATTTCCTGCGGTCACGTTGCGCCATGGTCTCCAACTCTTGATCACCATGGCGATCGCGGTGGTGATCGCAAACCGCATCTCCCCCGTCATGCTGATGCGCTATCTCTTCGGCATATACGGCATTGGCGTCGTCGGAAGCCTGCTCTTCGGTCGGGTTCGCGACGATATCGGTGCCTGGGTCGGCATCTTCGGCAGCAAAAACGCGTTTGCGGCGGTGATTTCGGTGTTCATCCTGGCGTCGTTCGCCGTGCTGATCGACAGATCGTCGCCGCGCTTGATGCGACTTGCGGCGGTGGGGGGGCTCGTCATATCCGGGCCGCTTCTCGTCCTGGCACAATCGACCGGCGCCATCATCGTCATGCTGGTGGCATTGGCTGTAGCCGTGCTGATCTTCGTGAGCCGCCGCGTGTCACGCGTCCAGCGTGTCGTGCTGGCCTGCTTCGGCGCGTTGGCCTGCGCTCTCGTCGCAATCTTTCTGAACGTCTATGGCGACGCGCTCTTTTCGGAATTGCTCGACTATTCCGGAAAGGACACGACGCTGACCGGCCGGACCGATCTGTGGGATTATGGCCGACACCTGATCAGCCAGAATCCATTGTTGGGCGTTGGTTACCAGGCGTTTTGGGTACAGGGCTTCAACCCGGCCGAGGCGCTGTGGGCCGACTTCGGCATTCAGGCCCGTAGCGGCTTCAACTTCCACAACACCTATATCTCGAACGGCGTCGAGATCGGCATCATCGGGCTGGTGCTGCAGATCGCGATCCTGCTGGCTGCACTTATGTTGAACCTTGTCTGGGCGTTCCGCAGTCCGTCGCCCGCGAACGGTTTCTACGCCTCGTTCATGGTCATGGTGGTGGGCGCGAGTTTCGTGGAGGTGGCAGTCTTCTTCCAGTTCAGCGTCACGTCGATCCTCGTCATCTGCGCATTGATCTACGGGATACAGGCAGATGCGGCCTGGAAGGCCTGGATTTCGTCATTCGCAGGCCGGTCCAATGGACGGCCAGCCTATCAGCCACAATCCCCAGCCTATCAGGGACATACGTCATGA
- a CDS encoding glycosyltransferase family A protein, with the protein MSERNGGLVQIRTPTYRRPEALERCLRSLQAQTWANWVCNVYDDDPDASGEAVCAKLADSRIIYTHNKPQNFASKNIDQCFSSENPNDADYFCVVEDDNAILETFCEDNIRLLRKTGVEILLRNQVVEYKSGTPQARLGESGILDDLFREGVYSAEKFRMVLMIGIGVSNGGLFWTRSAKSKLEIRYSCTATLQEYMRTFSICEPIYVAMAPLAVWAENAEQTTRNAELRSGYIRRELDLKKAVRTLQRVAWNHAADSDRRAFMSDPAFAAPETARAKGVAKALPWHGYGANLQARERMELTLRGLMIGMAGRTTDDFKDFIASRVQGDGRGTASRR; encoded by the coding sequence ATGAGCGAAAGAAACGGCGGATTGGTACAGATCCGCACGCCCACCTACCGGCGGCCCGAAGCGCTGGAACGCTGCCTGCGCTCGTTGCAGGCCCAGACATGGGCGAACTGGGTGTGCAACGTCTATGACGACGATCCCGACGCGAGCGGCGAAGCCGTGTGCGCGAAGCTTGCCGACAGCCGGATCATCTACACCCACAACAAACCGCAGAATTTCGCGTCGAAGAACATCGACCAGTGTTTTTCCAGCGAGAACCCAAACGATGCCGACTATTTCTGCGTCGTCGAGGACGACAACGCGATCCTCGAGACGTTCTGCGAGGACAATATTCGTCTTCTGCGCAAGACCGGTGTCGAGATCCTGCTGCGCAATCAGGTGGTCGAGTATAAGAGCGGAACGCCGCAGGCGCGTCTGGGCGAGAGCGGTATCCTCGACGACCTGTTCCGTGAGGGCGTCTATTCCGCGGAAAAATTCCGGATGGTGCTGATGATCGGTATCGGTGTCTCGAATGGCGGCCTGTTCTGGACCCGCTCTGCGAAATCCAAGCTGGAAATCCGGTACTCCTGCACGGCGACGCTTCAGGAATACATGCGCACCTTCTCCATTTGCGAGCCCATCTATGTCGCGATGGCCCCACTTGCCGTCTGGGCGGAAAATGCAGAACAGACCACGCGAAATGCAGAATTGCGCTCGGGATACATCCGCCGTGAGCTCGATCTCAAGAAGGCGGTGCGGACGCTCCAGCGCGTTGCCTGGAATCATGCCGCGGATTCCGACCGCCGCGCTTTCATGAGCGATCCGGCGTTCGCCGCACCGGAAACCGCGCGCGCAAAAGGCGTCGCGAAGGCGCTGCCCTGGCATGGTTACGGCGCGAACCTTCAGGCGCGGGAGCGCATGGAACTGACGCTGCGCGGCCTGATGATCGGAATGGCCGGCCGGACCACAGATGATTTCAAGGATTTCATCGCGTCGCGAGTGCAGGGAGACGGGCGTGGTACTGCATCGCGCCGCTGA
- a CDS encoding exopolysaccharide production repressor protein, with protein sequence MTLYKFLAGMVFVTIFVATWSYFDAASGWIILLRAVICAVILQIGYFLAVVAMVAMSPSPSSRAGAEPRQNPDLAPIRGTPEDVPARRATS encoded by the coding sequence ATGACGCTCTATAAGTTCCTAGCGGGAATGGTATTCGTCACGATCTTCGTGGCGACGTGGTCGTATTTCGATGCGGCATCCGGCTGGATAATCCTGCTTCGCGCCGTCATCTGCGCCGTCATCCTGCAGATCGGCTATTTTCTCGCAGTGGTTGCGATGGTTGCGATGAGCCCTTCCCCGTCGAGTCGCGCAGGGGCTGAACCTCGACAAAATCCCGACCTCGCGCCGATTCGAGGCACGCCCGAGGATGTGCCCGCTCGGCGTGCAACGTCCTAG
- a CDS encoding sugar transferase, producing MKLSAKSIGMGGPTTKNEMPPALGGISKRGLDIVCAALGLLAISPLFLLLAGLVKFSDRGPVFYGHRRIGRGGRHFYCLKFRTMAVDSEKALANYLRDNPEAREEWEATRKLKHDPRVTRVGAVLRKLSLDELPQIINILLGDMSLVGPRPVVHDELENYGNAAHHYLRTRPGLTGLWQISGRNDVSYDTRVKFDTQYVENWSLAQDIRIIVLTVPAVCLSRGSY from the coding sequence ATGAAGCTATCCGCCAAGTCGATCGGCATGGGGGGGCCGACGACAAAGAATGAAATGCCGCCCGCTTTGGGAGGTATCAGCAAACGCGGGTTGGACATCGTATGCGCGGCATTGGGTCTCCTGGCCATCAGCCCGCTGTTCCTGCTGCTGGCCGGCCTGGTCAAGTTTTCGGATCGAGGGCCGGTCTTTTACGGACATCGTCGGATTGGTAGGGGAGGGAGGCATTTCTATTGCCTCAAATTCCGCACGATGGCGGTCGATTCGGAAAAGGCGCTCGCAAATTACCTGCGAGACAATCCCGAAGCCCGCGAGGAGTGGGAAGCGACCCGCAAGCTCAAGCATGATCCGCGCGTCACGCGGGTCGGTGCCGTACTGCGTAAACTCAGTCTCGATGAACTGCCGCAGATCATCAACATCCTGCTGGGAGACATGAGCCTCGTCGGCCCGCGTCCCGTCGTGCATGACGAGCTCGAAAACTACGGCAATGCCGCTCATCATTATCTGCGGACTCGCCCAGGGCTGACTGGCCTCTGGCAGATCAGCGGACGCAACGACGTCTCGTATGACACCCGCGTCAAGTTCGACACGCAATACGTGGAGAACTGGTCGCTGGCGCAGGACATCAGGATCATCGTCCTGACGGTTCCTGCCGTGTGCCTGTCGCGCGGCAGTTATTGA
- a CDS encoding polysaccharide biosynthesis/export family protein: MRQLLRSRFLVVTGTAIAIAAGTISATAAEYLLGTQDRLMIRIVEWQTVEGEFRDWAAVTGEYTVGPAGTISLPLAGEMEASGKTTAQVADEISSALQQRLGLSDRPEASVELTAFRPFYITGDVRTPGEYPFTPNMTVLKAVSVAGGDRREDDTTRVNRELLTSKGSYDVLADAHIRCLVKRARIDAEMAGETEIPAPEGYENHPQLDAILADEASIMETRKRSTTLRLEGLDDLKALLESEIKSLEQKVTTQNRQIELAREDLKGLGSLAQEGLVVNTRILSTERSIADMEGKLLDFETAILRAKQDISKASQEAIEITNAQRSELAIERQQTEALINETVLKLATQRGLMAEALAYSAGGSAADSTVRVTYTLVRDVDGNTEEIEADETTRVLPGDVIRVTRALPDATGVPVQ; encoded by the coding sequence ATGCGGCAACTGCTACGAAGCCGTTTCCTGGTTGTTACGGGAACGGCGATTGCGATCGCTGCGGGCACGATATCCGCAACCGCCGCCGAGTATCTGCTGGGCACGCAGGATCGCCTGATGATCCGTATCGTCGAATGGCAGACCGTCGAGGGCGAGTTCCGCGACTGGGCTGCCGTGACGGGTGAGTACACCGTCGGCCCGGCCGGCACGATCTCACTGCCCCTCGCGGGAGAGATGGAAGCGAGCGGCAAGACGACGGCTCAGGTGGCCGATGAGATTTCGTCTGCGCTTCAGCAGCGGTTGGGCCTGTCCGACCGTCCCGAAGCCTCGGTCGAGCTGACCGCGTTCCGCCCGTTTTACATAACCGGCGATGTACGCACGCCCGGAGAATATCCGTTTACCCCCAACATGACCGTTCTCAAGGCGGTCAGCGTCGCCGGCGGCGACCGGCGCGAAGACGATACGACACGCGTGAACCGCGAATTGTTGACGTCCAAGGGTAGCTACGACGTCCTTGCCGATGCCCACATCCGGTGCCTCGTGAAGCGCGCCCGCATCGATGCGGAGATGGCGGGCGAGACCGAGATTCCGGCGCCGGAGGGCTACGAGAACCATCCTCAGCTTGATGCGATACTTGCCGACGAGGCGTCGATCATGGAAACGCGCAAGCGCTCCACGACATTGCGTCTCGAAGGTTTGGACGATCTCAAGGCGCTTCTGGAAAGCGAAATCAAATCGCTGGAGCAAAAGGTCACGACGCAGAACCGCCAGATCGAACTCGCGCGGGAAGATCTGAAGGGGCTCGGCTCGCTGGCTCAGGAAGGCCTGGTCGTCAACACGCGTATCCTGAGCACCGAGCGTTCGATCGCCGACATGGAAGGCAAGCTGCTCGATTTCGAGACCGCGATCCTGCGGGCGAAGCAGGACATCAGCAAGGCCTCGCAGGAGGCGATCGAGATCACCAATGCGCAACGTTCCGAATTGGCTATCGAACGCCAGCAGACCGAAGCGCTGATCAACGAGACCGTTCTCAAGCTTGCGACGCAACGCGGCCTGATGGCCGAGGCACTGGCATATTCGGCCGGCGGCAGTGCAGCGGACTCGACGGTGCGCGTAACCTACACGCTCGTTCGCGACGTGGATGGCAACACGGAGGAGATCGAGGCCGACGAGACCACGAGAGTGCTTCCCGGGGATGTGATCCGGGTCACGCGCGCACTCCCGGACGCAACGGGCGTGCCCGTGCAGTAA
- a CDS encoding family 16 glycosylhydrolase produces the protein MVLQAAPAAAQGAASESFLDDFSSFNRDRWYVSDGWANGAHQNCTWSSNQITVADNKLTLGFEGRPYKDRQFSCGEIQTRERFSHGIYEARFKTDEGSGINAAFFTYIGPQNDQPHDEIDFEALTKDTSRIEVNTYVNGKPHHGGKVDVPGGTDGDFNDYAIVWEPERIRWFVNGELVHTAEGPTLPSHPQKIFFSLWGTDTLNDWMGPFTDPGRKLTMEVERVSFTELGEACQFPESVACNLQ, from the coding sequence ATGGTCTTGCAGGCCGCTCCTGCGGCCGCGCAGGGGGCGGCATCCGAATCCTTCCTGGACGATTTCAGTTCGTTCAATCGTGACCGCTGGTACGTTTCCGATGGCTGGGCGAATGGCGCCCACCAAAATTGCACCTGGTCGTCCAATCAGATCACCGTTGCGGACAACAAGCTGACGCTCGGCTTCGAGGGCAGGCCCTATAAGGACCGGCAGTTTTCCTGCGGCGAAATCCAGACCAGGGAACGTTTCAGCCACGGCATCTACGAAGCGCGTTTCAAGACCGACGAAGGCTCGGGCATCAACGCCGCGTTCTTCACCTATATCGGCCCCCAGAACGATCAGCCGCATGACGAGATCGATTTCGAAGCCTTGACGAAGGATACGTCCCGGATCGAGGTGAACACCTATGTGAACGGCAAGCCTCACCATGGCGGCAAGGTCGATGTGCCGGGCGGGACGGATGGCGACTTCAACGACTACGCCATCGTCTGGGAGCCGGAGCGCATCCGCTGGTTCGTCAATGGCGAACTGGTCCATACGGCTGAGGGTCCGACCCTGCCGTCGCATCCGCAGAAGATCTTCTTCAGCCTGTGGGGAACCGATACGCTGAACGATTGGATGGGGCCTTTCACCGACCCCGGTCGGAAGTTGACGATGGAAGTCGAGCGCGTTTCGTTCACAGAGTTGGGCGAAGCCTGCCAGTTTCCGGAGTCTGTCGCGTGCAACCTGCAATGA